The genomic stretch GCGTGAAGAACCTGCAGTTTGTGAAATAAAGAAGGGGTTTTACAGAGCTATCGAGAATAAGACAGTAGTTTTGAATGATAATCTGTCTTACGGAAGTGCAAGTCAATATCCACCCAAGTCCGCAGAAAACAAAAGCCTCAAGAAGACCCAGTACATAAAGTAATTGAATCCCTTCAATCGCGATGCAGTAGCAAGCGAAGTATAACGTGAATGAACAATTTATTGCGATGCTCAGGACAAAAAGGAAGAACCACATTCTGAAACAGTGGAAGAAATGAGCTCGGGTGAAAAAACTATAGTTGAGATACATTAAGGACTTGTCTGGGCTCTGTAACTTTGTAACGGATGATAAAGGAGGTTTTCCGTCCAAAGCTGATCGCTGGTCTAAATGGTGTTTATCACTTTCATCACCGTGATACAAGTTGCAGAATCAGAGGCCTGGGTTCGTTCTGTATGTACAAACCTGTTCCTAAGGCCAACACAATTGTAGATAAACGGACAATGGTGATCGAAGTACGTTACGCATCGATTGCAGAGACGGCAGTGTTTCGCTCTGAGTGGTCTGAAACACCTGCAGCTGTGGCAAAGTCGCGACAATATCACGTTCCGTTTCTTCCACTTGTCAAAGTAAGGAATCTGCGGAGAAAAAACACATTAGCcttagttttatttttgtaagaGGAAAAACGTTCAAGTACACGCAAGGATCACAGCACCTGTTTTATGGCCCTATAGTAGGTCTCGCTGTTTCGAGGCACGTATCCAGGGTTCCGCCGATTGGCTACAATCCATGAAATCCACATCACAATGTTccaataaataaaacaatagtGGCTACCTCGGAGAACATCCCACGTCAATGGAATACACTTCAGCATATACATTGGATAGCCCCAGAGTAAGACAGAGCCcatgaaaagaagaagaggccCTTTGCTGTTACCTGCGCCTCCAAATAGCAATGCCCTAATAACCGGATTAATCATTTAGAAAGTGTGAATAAGAACGaaagtttcattattttagAGTGCGATGATTTCGCATAAACTACTCTTAAGAaccatattttcaaagtttaaaaGCACTCCATTTCTCGAAATTATGCtttcgagtgaaattttttcttccaaaaacTTGTACGATAACTTGAACCGGAATTTCTGAGAAATCCCAGTTCTATTGActgcctaatttttttctactgtcAATGTGATCAACGAAATATCTGGATGACATTCCATCAGAAGAAGGTAAAAGATATTACCTCAAGACTAACGTCAAACCGATTATTGTCAGACTCTCAAGATAGCATCGAAGCTGATACCATAATAACTCAAACCCGAATATTGTGCAATATTTTAGTACTTTTCCAGAgtcttttcaaaaaatgtaagaacgaaaaaaaatgggaTTATTTGTGTGGATAAGGTAACAAGCAATCGGTAAATTAAGGAATTGAGGCCAAGGCGTAACAAGGCGACGAAACTATAAAAGACTGGGACCGACCAAAGTTCGTTCATCGGTGGAATCCACCGAGATCTCCGTTTCTGTTCGGCCTGAAGAATAGCTACAATGTCAGCATGTCGATGAGCTCGAGCAAGCTGAAGTGGCGTTTTGCCGTTCTTGTCGCGCGGCTCAAGCTCGATTTTACTCTTCTCGCAAAGTATCCTCGCGCAGTTTACGTTGCCGGATAGACAGGCGAGGTGCAGGGGCGTCGAGCCGAAGTAGTCTGGCTTCTGCAGATCGACGCCGCTGTACATCAAGAGCCTGATTAGCTCCGGGTGGCCTTTGTATGCGGCCCAGTGCAAAGCTGTGTCCCCGTTTATATCGGTCAGGTGACACTGAGCTCCGGATCCTAAAAGGAAAGCTGCAGTTGCGGCTTTCCCAAACATACATGCCGTCATCAGCGGCGTCAACCCCTTGAAATCGGCCGCGTTCACAGCCACCCCGgcctgtaaaaaaattcatctctttctctttttctccctcaCAGTCCATCGTGCGCTATGGAAAACTTGTTCACTGCGGTAGTGAGACGTTTTTACAACCTTCAGCAAGGTTTGTACGATTGCACTGTGCCCTTTGCGGCAGGCCCAGTGGATGGGCCTGGGCCCCTGCGTTCCCAAGCAAGAGAGATCGACGGGTCCGTTCCGCTCCACCAGGTAACGCATCACCTACAAGGAAGAGTTTTGGAAAATTGCTTTTTACAAAATAAGCACCGAATTTTATGATAGAGGTAGCGACTGACGTGCTTGAAGAAGTACGAATAAATACGGATATCAACCCTTTGAAGGAGAAAGTTTTTCAGAGAAAACTTCTCGGACATAAATTGAACAGAGATTGTGAAGAGTTTTGAAGTATTGTAATCAAATATGACACTTATAGCTACAACACGAACAAGAAAAGAATTGCTAGCTCAGAAATACAAGAAAGATCAGGGATAGCATGAAATTGTTGTGGCATTCACcattatttgataattttttacctaCTATATAATTGCGCTGACAACGGCTGAAATTATTATTGGTAGAATGTAGAACATTTTCATGCTTTACCTATTTTACCGCAATTGCAGTACTCGCATCGGCAAttcttttttctgaaaaattgaaacttatGCACGCAGTTaggttgaaaatataaaaaaatctcaaataaGTAATCTCATCTAACGCACCTCAAGGTTTCCGTCCAAGGCAGCCCAATGGGCAGGTGTGTATCCCCATTCGTCCCTGGCGCTGAGGATGCTGGAGGTTCCATTGATTTCTATGAGCGTCTCAATAGCCTCGACCTCCCTATAATCAATCATACACATCCCattaattatcgaaaaataatttcatcgcAGAAAATATCGCAATGAGCATACAGTGCTGTATTATCAAAGCGTAAGGAACTGTAACGATTCTTCTGAAGAAGACTTACCCGGCCCGTACCAGGTCAAATATCTCCTTCGACTTGTCGCTGGTCCCTCCGGAAGCCTGGCTGAGGGCGGCGTCATCCGCGTAGACGTCGTCGTCGGGGCTGTTTCTTCTTCGGGTCCCCTTGCCTCCGGCATGAGCCGCCTCCACGGACAACGGACTGTTCGGCATGTGTCCCACCATGTCGGGGTCCGGGCTCAACTCCCATACCGACCTGGCAGCGCCCGGGCCCGTAACAGGGCTCACCGGGTACACCTGCAGGAGGAAATCACAGTCTTACGAATTTGGTGGATGCAAATGGTCATGGAAAATAAGTGCAGTAATTTGCCAATGAATATCTTTTTCAATTGGTACACTACGTCTGTATGCACAGTGTTTTTCTCCATCACGTGTAAATACTGAAGATactttaaataattaaattactCTTTTAAATTACTCTTCTTTGGTCTCATATGCGCTACAGCTAGGAGTTGTATATTTGTTAGGTGGTACTTGCCTTGCAAAGCGTTGCGAGATCCGTGTTGAAACGCTCAAACTCAGAAGGGGATCTTGAGTTGGTGACTACGGCTGCAGGTACGTCTGGGACGGTTAGTCATAATGAAAATCCAGGACCAGACATGTTTCACGTTTTCACGTTTCACCCTGcgatttttttaagaaatgtCACGAGAACCAAGAGTTGACCTAGACTTGCGTTCAGATCAATAGCAACCGCGGGCCACTCATACCTGTTTGTAACATTATAGGTACAAGGAGTGCTCGTCAAAGTCGAAGCACGCCTGCGTCAAGGAATTCGAATTTTGTATTATCAACTTTCAGGAAACTACCCCGTCATTTAGGCTCccaatttttcacaatacCTATTATGTAATATGAACGGCCATTTCAAGGGATTTCCAACGAACTGCAGATGCTAACGTGCAAATGTGTTTGAACAAGTTGCTAATTGGggcagacattttttttcatttagttcAACGACGGTTAACGAGACGACAAAGCATCACGAAATAACCATAATCATAATGTCATCATGTATAAAAACATATAACATAAAATAAGAATGTAATGTAATAAGTATAGAGATATGATTAAGTTACAAATTAAGAcccgaattttcaaaatttcgtataccaattatattacacactaatgaaaaagaattcttttcGGGTCAGATAATGCATTTCTAATTCATTCGAATcctgtataaataaaattaagaaatgaaTTTCAGTTTACTGAGTTGTTAATATCACGAGTAATCCAAAGTTTTAATATTGGGATCGAATATTAATCTCATTTTAAATCACGTGGTATCACCGCGAGAATTGTTTGATCAATGCTTGAATGTAGCCGTGATACTAAAACGCGAGCGAAAGTAAAGAAGGCAGAATAATGTGATTTTATCGCAGAAGTTTGTGAATAAATTGGAATTTatatcgattaaaaaaatggttaaattaACGACTGCCTACGTGGAAAAAAAGTGTTCACAGACGCAGGCATCGAAATCGCTTAcgaaagaattaaaaaaggaTCATCTGAGAAAAATCACTCATCTTTACATGAATGACAAATTCATCAATGCGATCGTAAGTGTGTTCAACAAATTCATTATTAATGATCgattttcttaaattgaatTGATTACGAATGACTTGAAAAAACGTAATagcataaattataataatgttataCGCTTCGTGCATTTATCCTTTCATTCgacatgaaatattttaattaaggGTAACTTTGCGATGTGTGGGAACCTGCGCGTAATTTATCTCCACAATAACTCGATaagtaaaatagaaaacttACATTTCGGAACGAACATCACGCATTTATATCTGCAACACAATAATatatcaaaaattgaaaacttggaCTGTCTGCAAAATCTTACATCACTGTTCCTGGGATATAACAACATTGCCGTAATTGAAGGGTTGGGAAATCTGGAGAACTTGACAGAACTGCACGTGGAAAGACAGAAAATTTCCGCGGGGGAATCTCTGTATTTCGATCCCAAAAGCTGTCACAATTTAACCGTAAATATATGCTAttatactaacaataagaccttcttcgagtgaaaaatactttatatcttttcaactcttttatattcattaaaaaaaaaaaactgattgaTCCTCGTTCACGATTCTTATCATATTATAAAATACCTATGTTTCCTTAGATGTCATTGAAGGTTCTGAATGTAGCAGGAAACAGAATGAAAACTTTGAAGGACATCAATAATTTCGAAAGGCTTGAATCGTGCGACGCAAGATGTAATTCTATCGAAGATGTTAAGGATTTGACCGAAACCGTACAGAGTTTGAGAAAGTTGAAACAATTATTCCTCCAAGACAATCCAGTAACGAAGTATTACAGATACAGGGAAAACATCATCGCCAATTCGGACTCGTTAGGTGTGTTGCAACAAGTCCAACATCACAAGATGATTAAAAGATAATCAATCTTTGAAGGCTTATACcgtattgaaaatgaaatgttaTACTCAGATTCTTATCTCACAGAATGTTTAGACGACAAGGACATAAGTTCGgtctgtcgaaaatttatgaaaaatttcaaaatcgaacGGCACCTTCAGCAAACAACTAAACAATCAAAGATGACTCTTAGCGATGACATAACGAGTGAGTACACGAGTATAATATATGGATAATTACCCGATCAGCACCCTCGTGTAACTCAGATTCGGTGTATTCgtgttataattttaattgcGGTATAACCGAATATTTTTCCGACTAATTCTGTGTCGACAGGTTCGTTGAATTTACCTCCGGCATTCAAGAGATCTGTCACTCGAGCTATATTGCAGAATTCAGGACCGAAATTATCAGTATCTGTGACATCTGCGTCGGGTCAGCTGCATCCACAGATTTTCCCGTCTTGGAAATCGGGCAAGTActtaatatttaattaatcgGTAACTTGTGTCATTCCATTTTATCGAGATGATTATACGAATGCTAATTATGATTGCGATTACAATGTAGTACTTTGAACGTATCTTTACAGTGTCTTCGATCAGAGGCTTGAGGGATAGTCATTTTACTCCTAGACCACTTTGGAGAAGTTCATCGAGAGGTCGGCCAAGTCTAATGTTTGCAGCTGCAAGTGAAAACACGATAGCATTACCACCGATCTAATTGCGAGAAGAATATTTCACGGAAAAGTTGATTGTAATAATAGGTAGCTGTGAACGTACAAGTTGGCTCGAATTCGTCGTGCGTCTGCTTTTTTGCGCGAAGCGTGCGACTTACTTACACCATTAACGCTAAACTTATGCATTCGGAAttgaaatgtaattaattgatGCAGATATTGTTAATAGTAACATATATAACACATTGAAAAGGTAATCAAGCAATAAATTAACATCGAACAATAAAATGGTAGCAGACAAAACTAAATAACcgtaacaaaaatttgtacgcTATTCGGATATGTCTGAGACAAAAAGGCACCACTTGtaagattttgaaataatcATAAATATCTGTAAAACGAGTTTTGCTAAGTATATTTTTGACTAACAATGAAGAGCAAAATATACATAGTAATTTGTGGACTACAATAGCGCAAATAAATCATGTTAGGTAATGAGTACCTAGCAATTTCACCCAGCTATAGTATAAATAAATGGTCATTCCATGATAAGTAAAAGTGACAGATGTAAAATGGAATATATTGACATGGGAGATATTTTTTCCAAGTATCAATtcgaagttaaaaaaatactcgaaCTTGAGTaagtaattcaaaaatatttcgaaacatcataaataaaatatattggCTTCCGactaaaataatttttttgaattgttatattatCATCATGGACAAATTTTGATTTGGCAATATTGAACAGTGCGTGTGAATGTAATTTACTGTCAGTGCTGTAAAACGGAATgttaacgattattttttgaacaGATTACTTCCACGTACGCACGACagcaataattatttattgacCCACCAGATGCATTGTAGAAGGCAATCAAGAATTTCATCAACCTCGTTCTAAGGCAAATTGTGCGAGATAACCAGACCAAATGAAAGTTTAcgggaaaaagaagaagaatcgaTCGTTTGTAGCCGCATGGATAtataaattgtgaaataaaaggATATTCAGATAGAATATGTCATAATCATTGACCATCGAAAATTGATTAGATACGTATGTATCGTGTGTTATGTCCTTATGTATGCTGGGTAAGAATGacaaatatgaaataaatgaaaacaatataaaaatgaataaaattaacagatattttgtttaatacgacaataattaatcattcgtATATAAAAAAAGCACAAATCCTATGCACCATGCATTAAATAATtgatcataaaaaaataatatgtatacatatggtgtgtgtatatatgcgaagtttaaaaaataattaattacatcaAACATACGGATACTAgaaatgtatattttgtaaatgtaaatttataagGAAATTTAAATGTAACGCACAGTCATTTGTAATAAGCAATACTCTTATTGAAAACTTGACAcaaattt from Neodiprion virginianus isolate iyNeoVirg1 chromosome 3, iyNeoVirg1.1, whole genome shotgun sequence encodes the following:
- the LOC124300812 gene encoding protein phosphatase 1 regulatory subunit 42-like, with product MCGNLRVIYLHNNSISKIENLHFGTNITHLYLQHNNISKIENLDCLQNLTSLFLGYNNIAVIEGLGNLENLTELHVERQKISAGESLYFDPKSCHNLTMSLKVLNVAGNRMKTLKDINNFERLESCDARCNSIEDVKDLTETVQSLRKLKQLFLQDNPVTKYYRYRENIIANSDSLDSYLTECLDDKDISSVCRKFMKNFKIERHLQQTTKQSKMTLSDDITSSLNLPPAFKRSVTRAILQNSGPKLSVSVTSASGQLHPQIFPSWKSVSSIRGLRDSHFTPRPLWRSSSRGRPSLMFAAASENTIALPPI
- the LOC124300808 gene encoding probable protein S-acyltransferase 23; its protein translation is MVGHMPNSPLSVEAAHAGGKGTRRRNSPDDDVYADDAALSQASGGTSDKSKEIFDLVRAGEVEAIETLIEINGTSSILSARDEWGYTPAHWAALDGNLEVMRYLVERNGPVDLSCLGTQGPRPIHWACRKGHSAIVQTLLKAGVAVNAADFKGLTPLMTACMFGKAATAAFLLGSGAQCHLTDINGDTALHWAAYKGHPELIRLLMYSGVDLQKPDYFGSTPLHLACLSGNVNCARILCEKSKIELEPRDKNGKTPLQLARAHRHADIVAILQAEQKRRSRWIPPMNELWALLFGGAGNSKGPLLLFMGSVLLWGYPMYMLKCIPLTWDVLRGSHYCFIYWNIVMWISWIVANRRNPGYVPRNSETYYRAIKQIPYFDKWKKRNVILSRLCHSCRCFRPLRAKHCRLCNRCVTYFDHHCPFIYNCVGLRNRMWFFLFVLSIAINCSFTLYFACYCIAIEGIQLLYVLGLLEAFVFCGLGWILTCTSVLHACMNLTTNEMFNYKRYSYLRDKRGRYLNPFSRGPVLNLMEFFLCPPDHYADDPQHYHILNEDIGT